One Phoenix dactylifera cultivar Barhee BC4 unplaced genomic scaffold, palm_55x_up_171113_PBpolish2nd_filt_p 000026F, whole genome shotgun sequence genomic window carries:
- the LOC103718887 gene encoding vesicle-associated membrane protein 714, with translation MAILYAVVARGTVILSEFAAVTGNTGAVARRILEKLPPDSDSRLCLSQDRYIFHVLRSDGLTFLCMANDTFGRRVPFLYLEDIHMRFMKNYGRVAHSALAYAMNDEFSRVLHQQMEFFSSNPSADTLNRVRGEISEVHTIMVENIEKILDRGDRIALLVDKTATMQDSSFHFRKQSRRLRRALWMKNAKLLALLTFAIVLLLYIIIAACCGGITLPSCRS, from the exons ATGGCGATCCTCTACGCCGTAGTTGCGAGGGGGACGGTGATCCTTTCGGAATTCGCCGCCGTGACGGGCAATACTGGTGCCGTGGCCCGGCGGATCCTCGAGAAGCTCCCCCCGGACTCCGACTCCAGGCTCTGCCTCTCCCAGGACCGCTACATCTTCCACGTCCTCCGATCCGATGGCCTCACCTTCCTCTGCATGGCCAACGATACCTTCGGAA ggAGGGTTCCATTTTTATACTTGGAGGATATCCACATGAGGTTCATGAAAAATTATGGCCGAGTTGCTCATTCTGCATTAGCTTATGCGATGAATGATGAGTTCTCCAGAGTGCTACACCAGCAGATGGAGTTCTTTTCCAGTAACCCAAGCGCAGATACGCTTAACCGTGTACGAGGTGAAATCAGCGAG GTACACACTATCATGGTCGAAAATATAGAGAAGATATTGGACAGAGGAGATCGAATTGCACTTCTTGTTGACAAAACTGCTACAATGCAAGATAGTTCCTTTCATTTTAGGAAGCAATCCAGGCGCCTTCGCCGAGCACTTTGGATGAAAAATGCAAAGCTTTT AGCCTTGTTGACATTTGCGATAG